The following are from one region of the Etheostoma spectabile isolate EspeVRDwgs_2016 chromosome 15, UIUC_Espe_1.0, whole genome shotgun sequence genome:
- the otop2 gene encoding proton channel OTOP2, with protein sequence MCLNTGYPCNCLIDGNPCEPCRMTAKDREIEEAHLSNNINVQSQVESTHGPDLNILSIGVVRERGRYWGWMLSGIICLNILILGCSLVSSSAYNNVNISSSDLQKFLILLLLLTSIWMVYYVIYTARKENAVMYKDGHAGPVWLRGGLVVFGLLSIIMDIFKTASYVGYLHCDSAVKVAFPVVQLVFVVVQTYFLWIHAKDCVQIQRNITRCGLMLSLSTNLVVWMTAVTEESLHQTTVPDYSRNITNLTGRSLHISIVGYGADNCKCSHTSCSIFKDAYNYLYPFNIEYSLFASAMAYIMWKNVGRVTEEHSHPNIKFRLNDVYLGPVAGVLLVMTGLATFIVYEMEMGNDHSDHDHRDKAVMMHFIVNIVIVTLMSISTVIGCTIYKVDHREHVSEKNPTRSLDVGLLVGASLGQFIISYFSIVAMTATGAKGYLNRLNLAWAILMVIQLGLQNFFIIQGLHREPFHKVHVFTVVANPYVLPPTKELSILGGSDMNSKPSTVLTAHSLHGHTAQHRGKLLWKRRVLKEVCAFLLLGNIVLWIMPAFGARPQFDHDAEAKFYNFNMWAAIVNIGLPFGIFYRMHSVASLFEVFLTS encoded by the exons ATGTGTCTGAACACTGGCTATCCGTGCAACTGTTTGATTGATGGAAATCCATGTGAACCATGCAGGATGACGGCCAAAGACAGGGAGATTGAGGAGGCTCACCTGTCCAACAACATCAATGTACAGAGTCAAGTGGAGAGCACACATGGACCAGACCTGAACATCCTTTCCATTGGAGTTGTCAGAGAGCGGGGTCGATACTGGGGATGGATGCTGTCTGGTATCATTTGTTTAAACATTTTGATCCTGGGCTGTTCCTTGGTCAGCAGCAGTGCCTATAACAATGTCAATATCAGCAGCTCTGACCTGCAGAAGTTCcttatcctcctcctcctccttaccTCCATCTGGATGGTTTATTATGTCATCTACACGGCcagaaaagaaaatgctgtTATGTACAAGGATGGCCATGCTGGACCTGTGTGGCTTAGGG GAGGACTTGTAGTATTTGGACTGCTCAGCATTATCATGGACATTTTCAAGACAGCCAGCTATGTGGGTTACCTCCACTGTGATTCTGCTGTTAAGGTTGCATTCCCTGTGGTGCAACTTGTCTTTGTAGTTGTGCAG ACATATTTTTTGTGGATCCATGCCAAGGACTGTGTGCAGATACAAAGGAACATTACACG TTGTGGGCTGATGCTCAGTCTCTCCACAAATCTAGTTGTGTGGATGACTGCGGTCACTGAGGAGTCCCTTCACCAAACAACAGTTCCCGACTATTCAAGGAACATCACTAATCTCACTGGACGAAGCCTGCACATCAGTATAG TGGGTTATGGAGCAGACAACTGCAAGTGCAGCCACACTTCATGTAGCATCTTTAAGGATGCCTACAATTATTTGTACCCCTTCAACATCGAGTACAGTCTCTTTGCCTCTGCCATGGCCTACATCATGTGGAAAAATGTGGGCAGAGTAACAGAAGAACACAGTCACCCCAACATCAAATTCCGTCTGAATGATGTATATCTTGGTCCTGTGGCAGGGGTTCTCTTAGTGATGACGGGTCTGGCAACTTTTATCGTATATGAAATGGAAATGGGTAACGACCATAGTGATCATGACCACAGAGACAAAGCAGTGATGATGCACTTCATTGTTAATATAGTGATAGTGACCCTGATGTCTATCTCCACTGTGATTGGCTGTACCATCTACAAGGTGGACCACAGAGAGCATGTATCAGAGAAAAATCCAACACGCAGCTTGGATGTTGGGCTGCTAGTGGGAGCCTCACTAGGGCAGTTCATCATCAGCTATTTCTCTATCGTAGCCATGACTGCAACTGGAGCCAAAGGCTACCTGAACAGGCTCAACCTGGCCTGGGCTATCCTGATGGTGATTCAACTTGGCCTGCAGAACTTTTTCATCATTCAAGGTCTACATCGAGAGCCCTTCCACAAGGTGCACGTGTTCACTGTGGTTGCAAATCCATATGTGCTGCCCCCAACCAAAGAGCTGAGCATTCTCGGAGGATCAGACATGAACTCAAAGCCCAGCACAGTACTCACAGCACACAGCCTGCACGGCCACACGGCCCAGCACAGGGGCAAATTGTTATGGAAAAGACGGGTTTTGAAGGAGGTCTGTGCGTTTCTGCTGCTAGGCAACATCGTA CTGTGGATCATGCCAGCATTCGGTGCTCGTCCCCAGTTTGACCATGACGCTGAAGCTAAATTCTACAATTTCAACATGTGGGCAGCGATTGTGAATATTGGACTTCCTTTTGGTATCTTCTACCGCATGCATTCAGTCGCCAGTCTGTTTGAGGTGTTTCTGACCTCATAA